From Humisphaera borealis, the proteins below share one genomic window:
- a CDS encoding PKD domain-containing protein has protein sequence MSQKARKPGSMRDRSDAQWSGAQVETHPLLVAFADPPTPFGGFAATPNAIDQAIAEVLEDRTMMSTVTLTNGVLTIDAAGDARLKANVTQNAAADKIRVFASGSDDRRQSFPRVQVREIEIIGSNGDDSIHLAKNVNVPAVIQSGEGNDRIVGGAGDDVIDAGLGNDKVKGGRGDDILAGAEGDDLLRGGDGNDELRGGEGADTLAGDDGNDTILGQAGNDRMLGGAGNDTLTGGEGRDRFYGGAGSNDLTDSSAGDRGGRSQPPVIGDGNSTNNGGSTDNTNPTPPSTDTPDPTDEVPGNNGSNNGSSNNNGSTNGSNNGGNTSNNGGSTTSAGANSSGDWGGAFDASQAKSAAPKAVLRFVAGSQSGPAGHTVNVNANSTQFFNGDFIGASFEWDFGDAGSEYNKLIGWNAAHTYDKPGTYTVKLTVTDIGGKSTTVTSTVLITPDARESIFVDAKSGNDNNDGSSDAKAVRTLERASKLAGDNTRILLKKGQTFEVSDSIRIAGRNVIVDSYGPGSSAPTIKKIAGLGNSIFYIAPTATGFIAQNIWLDSMWDFASAYGKKKIPAEGFTVTADNFTVRNSAFFNINTGVQTETGPTGVLVQKNYFSHGIRSYGIWAQGYDHAYLGNVMVNSQVEHLIRADGADGKGVIRVLIHDNDLSRTVDNGKGTIELRTASWFYVSDNRIKGGTLRAGLQAIDQTQFPNWAAYKTEYGVIENNITEKVYINIRPGTDHLAIRNNVVRLDDFYAIQLENIEAGYDQVRKTEDVRIERNTVISMGSTGQFLRVHGKASGVVVKNNLYVAPHLNLDGSGRTAAISVSSVGDLSGFVEISGNVWPDLEGNSKQGGLNYVGPDMPIRTGYKDADDWESLPQVKSDVYRNVTLGNGYQARIGSVAAGSSVAKAA, from the coding sequence ATGAGCCAGAAAGCCCGCAAGCCAGGCAGTATGCGCGACCGGTCCGATGCTCAGTGGTCCGGCGCGCAGGTTGAAACCCATCCTTTGCTGGTTGCGTTCGCCGACCCGCCGACGCCGTTCGGTGGCTTTGCCGCGACCCCCAACGCGATCGACCAGGCCATCGCCGAGGTGCTCGAAGACCGCACCATGATGTCCACCGTCACGCTGACCAATGGCGTGCTGACCATCGACGCAGCCGGTGACGCGCGCCTCAAGGCGAACGTAACGCAGAACGCCGCCGCCGATAAGATTCGTGTTTTTGCCTCTGGCTCGGATGACCGCCGCCAGTCATTCCCCAGGGTTCAGGTTCGCGAGATCGAAATCATCGGTTCCAATGGCGACGACAGCATTCATCTGGCCAAAAATGTGAACGTGCCTGCCGTGATTCAGTCCGGCGAAGGCAACGACCGGATCGTCGGCGGTGCCGGCGATGACGTGATCGACGCCGGTCTCGGCAACGATAAAGTGAAGGGTGGGCGTGGGGACGACATCCTGGCGGGCGCCGAGGGTGACGATCTTCTCCGCGGCGGCGACGGGAATGACGAACTTCGCGGCGGCGAAGGTGCAGACACGCTGGCCGGCGACGACGGCAACGACACGATACTGGGACAGGCGGGCAATGACCGCATGTTAGGCGGGGCCGGCAACGACACCCTGACCGGTGGCGAAGGCCGTGACCGATTCTACGGTGGAGCCGGATCCAACGACCTGACCGACAGTTCCGCCGGCGATCGCGGCGGCCGCTCGCAGCCTCCGGTCATCGGCGACGGCAATTCCACCAACAATGGCGGAAGCACCGACAACACCAACCCGACGCCTCCGTCGACCGATACGCCCGATCCCACCGACGAAGTGCCGGGCAACAACGGCAGCAACAACGGCTCGTCCAACAACAACGGATCGACCAACGGCAGCAACAACGGCGGCAACACCAGCAACAACGGCGGCAGTACCACTTCGGCGGGCGCAAACAGCTCGGGCGACTGGGGCGGCGCGTTCGACGCCTCGCAGGCCAAAAGTGCCGCGCCAAAGGCGGTGCTGCGCTTCGTGGCCGGTTCACAGTCAGGCCCGGCCGGCCACACCGTGAACGTCAACGCCAACAGCACGCAGTTCTTCAACGGCGATTTTATCGGCGCCAGTTTCGAGTGGGACTTCGGCGACGCCGGATCGGAATACAACAAGCTGATCGGATGGAACGCCGCGCACACGTACGACAAGCCCGGCACCTATACGGTCAAGCTCACGGTGACGGATATCGGCGGTAAGTCCACGACCGTCACCAGTACGGTGCTCATCACGCCTGATGCGCGGGAGTCGATCTTCGTGGATGCCAAGTCTGGCAACGACAACAATGACGGATCGAGCGACGCCAAGGCCGTCCGCACCCTTGAGCGTGCGTCTAAGCTCGCGGGCGATAACACTCGAATCCTGCTCAAGAAGGGGCAGACGTTCGAAGTAAGCGATTCCATTCGCATCGCCGGCCGGAATGTGATTGTCGACTCCTACGGTCCCGGCAGCAGTGCACCGACGATCAAGAAGATCGCCGGCCTCGGCAACAGCATCTTCTACATTGCCCCGACCGCCACCGGTTTCATCGCCCAGAACATCTGGCTCGACAGCATGTGGGACTTCGCCAGCGCCTACGGCAAGAAAAAGATTCCGGCCGAAGGCTTTACCGTCACGGCCGACAACTTCACCGTTCGCAACTCGGCGTTTTTCAACATCAACACCGGCGTGCAGACGGAGACCGGTCCCACCGGCGTGCTCGTGCAGAAAAACTACTTCTCGCACGGCATACGGTCTTATGGCATCTGGGCCCAGGGGTACGATCACGCTTACCTGGGCAACGTGATGGTCAACAGCCAGGTGGAACACCTGATCCGCGCCGATGGCGCCGACGGTAAAGGCGTCATCCGTGTCCTCATCCATGACAACGACCTGTCGCGGACCGTTGACAACGGCAAAGGTACCATCGAGCTGCGAACGGCCAGTTGGTTTTACGTGTCCGACAACCGCATCAAAGGCGGAACGCTTCGGGCGGGCCTGCAGGCGATCGACCAGACCCAGTTTCCCAACTGGGCCGCGTACAAAACCGAGTACGGCGTCATCGAGAACAACATTACGGAGAAGGTTTACATAAATATCCGTCCGGGCACCGACCACTTGGCGATTCGCAACAACGTCGTCAGGCTCGACGATTTCTACGCCATCCAGCTAGAGAACATCGAAGCCGGCTACGACCAGGTCCGCAAGACCGAAGACGTCCGCATCGAGCGGAACACGGTCATTTCGATGGGATCGACGGGGCAGTTCCTGCGGGTCCACGGCAAGGCGTCGGGCGTGGTGGTCAAAAACAATCTCTACGTCGCGCCGCACCTGAACCTCGACGGGAGTGGCCGTACCGCGGCAATTTCTGTCTCGTCGGTCGGCGACCTCAGCGGTTTCGTGGAGATCAGCGGCAACGTCTGGCCGGACCTGGAAGGCAACAGCAAGCAGGGCGGCCTGAACTACGTCGGCCCCGACATGCCGATCCGCACCGGTTACAAGGATGCCGACGACTGGGAATCCCTCCCCCAGGTCAAAAGCGACGTCTACCGCAACGTGACGCTCGGCAATGGTTATCAGGCTCGCATCGGGTCGGTCGCGGCGGGAAGCTCGGTCGCCAAGGCGGCGTAG
- a CDS encoding ABC transporter permease: MNGTTEPLEETIIQPQKGWIAIDWHELGRQRELLYFLVWRDIKVRYKQAALGVLWAVLVPVVQVTMFALIFGSGLSLASKLGANFDPKQYPIYIFSAMLGWQLISRSMSDGGLSLVNQQNLLTKIYFPRLFVPSASVGGAMFDLAISLPVFILGMVIFKVQPTWHLVFFPLLVVHAAMLGAGLAYTLAALTVTYRDFRFIIPFFNQILMWISFVMIPVPEAWLNNTKWSILFHLNPVYGIVAAFRRVLMDLSYGWSWSYYLCSLAITIGVFVFGLFYFRRTERRFADIA; encoded by the coding sequence GTGAACGGCACAACAGAACCGCTCGAAGAAACAATCATTCAGCCACAAAAAGGCTGGATCGCGATCGACTGGCACGAATTAGGTCGCCAACGTGAGCTGCTTTACTTTCTCGTCTGGCGCGACATCAAGGTTCGCTACAAGCAGGCCGCCCTGGGCGTGCTCTGGGCGGTGCTCGTGCCAGTGGTGCAGGTCACCATGTTCGCGCTGATCTTCGGGTCAGGCCTGAGCCTCGCGAGCAAGCTGGGTGCGAACTTCGACCCCAAGCAGTATCCGATTTACATTTTCTCCGCGATGCTCGGCTGGCAACTGATCAGCCGATCGATGTCGGACGGCGGGCTCTCTCTCGTCAACCAACAGAATCTGCTGACCAAGATCTATTTTCCAAGGTTGTTCGTTCCGTCGGCTTCGGTGGGCGGGGCGATGTTCGACCTGGCGATCTCGCTGCCGGTGTTCATCCTTGGCATGGTCATCTTTAAGGTGCAACCGACCTGGCACCTGGTGTTCTTCCCATTGCTCGTGGTGCATGCGGCGATGCTGGGTGCGGGGCTGGCCTATACGCTCGCCGCGCTTACCGTCACATACCGCGATTTCCGCTTCATCATTCCGTTCTTCAACCAGATCCTGATGTGGATCAGCTTCGTGATGATCCCCGTGCCTGAAGCTTGGCTGAACAACACCAAGTGGAGCATCCTGTTCCACCTCAACCCGGTCTATGGCATCGTCGCGGCGTTCCGGCGGGTGCTGATGGACCTGTCCTATGGTTGGTCCTGGTCGTATTACCTGTGCTCGCTGGCGATCACGATCGGCGTGTTCGTCTTCGGCTTGTTCTACTTCAGGAGGACCGAGCGACGGTTCGCAGACATCGCGTAG
- a CDS encoding ABC transporter ATP-binding protein, translated as MSDKPVISVENLGKAYFLGKAADKHATFADVLVGAAKGAVRRFTDRVADASKSSDAYWAVRNASFDVNRGEVLGLVGRNGAGKSTMLKMLSRITEPTEGRAVIRGRVASLLEVGTGFHPELTGRENIFLNGAILGMRRTEITRKFDEIVAFSEVEQFLDTPVKRYSSGMYVRLAFAVAAHLDPEVLIVDEVLAVGDATFQKKCLGKMGDVMRAGRTVLFVSHNMDAVTNLCTHVVLVNKGKVSDRLHPEDGVKQYLATTAEGMGVPLSQKQRTQYKPRPAVFTDLKIETETGHDRVLHTGGRVRFDIELSDCQDIKAATVGLAISDNRGKRVALFHSMYHSGLWIRGAQSGRMTLEVPSLPLTPGNYYVELVMADDQGYIDRVERADKLDIVFGDMLGTGKIPSASQSVVVLPAHWDIAGGLDRAAASDIPGEVGGVQAYQGGSDVKAGGAIAMNAIPAAV; from the coding sequence ATGTCCGACAAGCCAGTCATCTCCGTCGAAAACCTCGGTAAGGCCTACTTTCTCGGTAAGGCCGCCGACAAGCATGCAACCTTTGCCGACGTGCTCGTGGGAGCCGCCAAGGGAGCCGTTCGCCGCTTTACCGATCGGGTTGCCGACGCTTCGAAATCCTCGGACGCGTACTGGGCGGTCCGCAACGCCTCGTTCGACGTCAATCGTGGCGAAGTTCTCGGCTTGGTGGGTCGCAACGGGGCCGGTAAGAGCACGATGCTGAAGATGCTCAGCCGTATCACCGAGCCGACCGAAGGCCGGGCTGTGATTCGTGGTCGCGTCGCCTCATTGCTGGAAGTGGGAACAGGATTCCACCCTGAACTGACCGGCCGCGAGAACATCTTCCTCAATGGCGCGATCCTGGGCATGCGCCGGACCGAGATCACCCGCAAGTTCGACGAGATCGTCGCATTTTCCGAAGTCGAACAGTTTCTCGACACGCCGGTGAAGCGCTACTCGAGCGGCATGTACGTTCGCTTGGCGTTCGCCGTTGCGGCGCACCTGGACCCTGAAGTGCTGATTGTTGACGAAGTGCTTGCCGTCGGTGACGCGACATTCCAGAAGAAGTGCCTCGGCAAGATGGGCGACGTCATGCGGGCGGGACGAACGGTCTTGTTCGTCAGCCACAACATGGATGCCGTCACCAACCTTTGCACGCACGTCGTGCTGGTGAACAAGGGCAAGGTCAGCGATCGGCTGCACCCCGAAGACGGCGTCAAGCAGTACCTGGCGACCACCGCCGAAGGCATGGGCGTGCCGCTGTCGCAGAAACAGCGCACCCAGTACAAGCCTCGGCCTGCGGTTTTCACGGATCTGAAGATCGAAACCGAGACCGGTCACGATCGCGTGCTGCACACCGGCGGGCGAGTCCGTTTCGATATTGAGCTCAGCGATTGCCAGGACATCAAGGCCGCAACAGTCGGGCTGGCGATCTCCGATAACCGCGGTAAGCGCGTCGCGCTGTTCCATTCGATGTATCACAGCGGGCTCTGGATTCGCGGCGCGCAGTCCGGCCGGATGACCCTCGAGGTCCCCAGCCTTCCGCTGACGCCCGGCAACTATTACGTCGAACTGGTCATGGCCGATGATCAGGGGTACATCGATCGCGTCGAAAGGGCCGACAAACTTGATATCGTGTTCGGAGACATGCTCGGCACGGGAAAGATCCCCAGCGCCAGTCAGAGCGTGGTTGTCCTGCCCGCCCACTGGGATATCGCCGGCGGCCTGGACCGTGCGGCAGCGTCGGACATCCCCGGCGAAGTCGGCGGCGTTCAGGCCTACCAGGGTGGAAGCGACGTCAAGGCCGGCGGCGCAATTGCGATGAATGCGATTCCTGCCGCGGTTTAG
- a CDS encoding glycosyltransferase family 4 protein gives MRIVHLSTSDTAGGASRAAYRVHTGLKGLGHDSRMFVQKKWSVDPTVTGFTPSGGLVDRLRVRVRQRRITADFAPYPGKRPPGAEPFADDRTPYGDQPLRGLPECDIINLHWVAGFVDHLPFFETFKRRFPKVPLVWRLADMAPATGGCHYDRGCGRFKAQCGACPELGSNIDADLSRQIWQRKHDALANVGDAGMHIVATSRWVAEVASQSSLLGRFKRTIIPNALDTSVYQPRDKGFSRDLLGIPRNAKVVLFAADSSKHPRKGFAQLTEALEGIRGVDNLTLASVGGGKPAIGGNIPLINVGKVDDDRVLSMAYSAADVYVIPSLQEAFGQTVIESMACGTPIVGFASGGITDTVRPGQTGLLAPTGDVGALRQAIVDLLQDDAARHRLAETCRATALAEYALPVQARQYEALYRSLLGNS, from the coding sequence ATGCGAATTGTTCACCTCAGCACCTCCGATACCGCCGGCGGCGCTTCGCGAGCGGCGTATCGCGTGCACACCGGTCTCAAGGGGCTGGGGCACGACTCACGCATGTTCGTGCAGAAGAAGTGGTCGGTGGATCCGACTGTCACCGGGTTCACCCCCTCCGGTGGACTCGTGGACCGCCTGCGCGTTCGAGTCCGCCAGCGCCGCATCACCGCCGATTTCGCACCTTATCCCGGCAAACGACCTCCCGGGGCCGAGCCCTTTGCCGACGACCGAACGCCCTACGGCGATCAACCGCTTCGAGGGCTTCCCGAGTGCGACATCATCAATCTCCACTGGGTCGCGGGTTTCGTCGATCACCTGCCGTTCTTCGAGACGTTCAAGCGACGATTCCCGAAGGTCCCTCTCGTCTGGCGGCTGGCCGACATGGCGCCGGCGACGGGTGGCTGCCATTACGACCGCGGCTGTGGACGATTTAAGGCTCAGTGCGGCGCGTGCCCTGAACTCGGATCGAACATCGACGCCGATCTCTCCCGGCAGATCTGGCAGCGCAAGCACGACGCACTGGCGAATGTCGGCGACGCCGGGATGCACATTGTCGCCACCAGCCGCTGGGTCGCGGAAGTCGCCTCTCAGTCGTCGCTGCTCGGTCGGTTCAAACGAACCATCATTCCCAACGCACTCGATACGAGTGTTTATCAGCCGCGGGACAAAGGCTTCTCGCGTGACCTGCTGGGCATTCCGCGGAACGCAAAGGTCGTGCTGTTTGCCGCCGATTCGTCGAAGCATCCCCGCAAGGGCTTTGCCCAGCTGACCGAGGCGCTGGAAGGCATTCGCGGCGTGGACAACCTGACCCTCGCAAGCGTCGGTGGCGGCAAACCGGCGATCGGCGGAAACATTCCGCTCATCAACGTCGGCAAGGTCGATGACGATCGTGTCCTTTCCATGGCGTACTCGGCGGCAGACGTCTACGTCATTCCTTCGCTCCAGGAAGCTTTCGGGCAGACCGTCATCGAATCCATGGCGTGTGGAACGCCAATCGTCGGGTTCGCGTCCGGCGGAATCACGGACACCGTCCGCCCCGGCCAGACCGGACTGCTGGCGCCCACGGGCGATGTCGGTGCGCTGCGGCAGGCGATTGTTGACCTGCTACAGGATGACGCGGCACGCCATCGCCTGGCAGAAACCTGTAGGGCGACGGCGCTGGCCGAATACGCGTTGCCTGTTCAGGCCAGGCAGTATGAAGCGTTGTACCGGTCGTTGCTCGGCAATTCGTAG
- a CDS encoding glycosyltransferase family 4 protein has protein sequence MRITVVCSVYPPAQAGEAAHAAHLCKHLVAAGQSVTLITSKIDGVTPEGEGFAINTDMKNWGWSEMRTLKRALGQSRPDAVLLIYLGPIYRRHPMITFLPTFCRGLKPRPVVISQFENTPGADPTTMEARLGRKLASIWAGSAGLEYRYGTLLRDSDAVITLCRPHLDVLAGFYPAVEKKSRVIPAPPLLEVLSDPDGTIRAETRRKLGYTDDDFVVSYFGFIYPQKGVETAIEAVSFAAAKVPNIKLLLIGGSPTGADQKDPGYAGRMRKMADDMGLASRATWTGHIAEETDVSRHLHASDVSLMPFVQGIRLNNSSCAVVTSHGLPVVASRGETLEPEFVDRENVLLFPAGNSRAAADALSEVANDPSLRQKLRSGAAAFSQGRSSWTAVIRQTLEVCRPAPAA, from the coding sequence ATGCGCATCACCGTTGTTTGCAGTGTCTACCCTCCGGCCCAGGCGGGCGAAGCCGCGCACGCCGCCCATCTCTGCAAACATCTTGTCGCGGCAGGTCAGTCTGTCACGCTCATCACCAGCAAGATCGACGGCGTCACACCGGAAGGTGAAGGCTTCGCGATCAACACCGACATGAAGAACTGGGGTTGGAGCGAAATGCGGACGCTCAAGCGTGCGCTGGGACAAAGCAGGCCCGACGCCGTGCTGCTGATCTATCTCGGGCCGATCTATCGGCGGCATCCGATGATCACCTTCCTGCCAACGTTCTGCCGGGGGCTGAAGCCAAGGCCGGTCGTCATCTCTCAGTTCGAAAACACGCCCGGTGCCGACCCGACGACAATGGAAGCGCGGTTGGGGCGAAAGCTGGCGTCCATCTGGGCCGGCTCGGCCGGACTCGAGTATCGCTACGGCACCCTGCTTCGTGATAGCGACGCCGTCATCACCCTCTGCCGTCCGCATCTGGACGTCCTCGCGGGGTTCTATCCCGCGGTCGAGAAGAAGTCGCGCGTCATTCCCGCGCCGCCACTCCTCGAAGTGCTTAGTGACCCCGACGGGACGATCAGGGCCGAAACCCGCAGAAAGCTCGGCTACACCGACGACGATTTTGTTGTCAGCTATTTCGGCTTCATCTACCCGCAGAAGGGCGTCGAGACCGCGATCGAGGCCGTCAGCTTCGCTGCGGCGAAGGTGCCGAACATCAAGCTGCTGTTGATCGGCGGCAGCCCGACGGGCGCGGATCAGAAAGATCCCGGTTACGCCGGTCGCATGCGAAAGATGGCCGACGACATGGGTTTGGCATCAAGGGCGACCTGGACCGGCCACATCGCCGAGGAGACCGATGTCTCTCGGCACCTGCATGCGTCGGACGTCAGTCTGATGCCCTTCGTGCAAGGGATTCGGCTCAACAACAGCTCCTGTGCCGTTGTCACGAGTCATGGCCTGCCGGTGGTTGCCTCGCGCGGCGAAACCTTGGAGCCGGAGTTTGTCGATCGGGAGAACGTGTTGTTGTTCCCGGCCGGTAACTCCCGCGCCGCCGCCGACGCGCTGTCCGAGGTGGCGAACGATCCATCACTGCGACAGAAACTGCGAAGCGGTGCGGCGGCATTTTCGCAGGGTCGTTCATCCTGGACGGCCGTCATCCGTCAGACCCTGGAAGTCTGTCGGCCGGCTCCCGCTGCCTGA
- the gmd gene encoding GDP-mannose 4,6-dehydratase: protein MQATQPKKALITGITGQDGSYLAELLLGKGYEVHGIIRRSSSFNTDRIEHLYADRHITGAKMFLHYGDLVDGMGMREVLSRVKPDEVYNLAAQSHVRVSYDQPVYTVQADALGTMNLLEAIRDTGLPTRIYQASSSEMYGKVRETPQTELTPFHPRSPYACAKVFSYWQTVNYREAYNMYAVNGILFNHESPRRGETFVTRKITRAATRIKEGLQDALYMGNLEAKRDWGFAGDYVEAMWLMLQQDKPEDYVIATGETHSVQEFLEVVFSQLNLDWKQYVKQDPKYFRPAEVDLLLGDATKAKKNLGWTPKVTFKGLADMMVKADWELAKRERVIAESEGKKVGSKR from the coding sequence ATGCAAGCCACACAACCCAAGAAAGCGCTGATCACCGGTATCACCGGCCAGGATGGTTCTTACCTGGCGGAGCTTCTGCTGGGCAAAGGGTATGAAGTCCACGGCATTATCCGCCGGAGCAGTTCCTTCAATACCGATCGTATCGAGCATCTGTATGCCGACCGGCACATCACCGGGGCCAAGATGTTCCTGCACTACGGCGACCTGGTCGACGGCATGGGCATGCGTGAGGTGCTCAGCCGCGTCAAACCCGACGAGGTCTACAACCTGGCGGCCCAGTCGCACGTCCGCGTGAGCTACGATCAGCCGGTCTACACCGTGCAGGCCGATGCACTGGGTACGATGAACCTGCTGGAGGCGATCCGCGATACGGGTCTGCCGACGCGCATTTATCAGGCCAGCAGCAGCGAGATGTACGGCAAGGTGCGGGAAACCCCGCAGACCGAGTTGACGCCGTTCCATCCGCGCAGCCCGTATGCCTGTGCCAAGGTGTTCAGCTATTGGCAGACGGTGAACTACCGCGAGGCGTACAACATGTACGCCGTCAACGGCATTCTCTTCAACCACGAGTCGCCGCGCCGTGGCGAAACGTTCGTGACCCGCAAGATCACCCGCGCCGCGACGCGCATCAAGGAAGGTTTGCAGGACGCCCTGTACATGGGCAACCTCGAAGCCAAGCGCGACTGGGGCTTTGCCGGCGACTACGTCGAGGCGATGTGGCTGATGCTGCAGCAGGACAAGCCGGAAGACTACGTCATCGCGACCGGCGAAACGCACAGCGTTCAGGAGTTCCTGGAAGTCGTCTTCAGCCAGCTCAATCTAGACTGGAAGCAGTACGTGAAGCAGGACCCGAAGTACTTCCGCCCGGCGGAAGTGGATCTGCTCCTCGGCGACGCGACCAAGGCCAAGAAGAACCTCGGCTGGACGCCGAAGGTGACGTTCAAAGGCCTGGCCGACATGATGGTCAAGGCCGACTGGGAACTGGCGAAGCGCGAACGCGTGATCGCCGAGTCGGAAGGCAAAAAGGTCGGCAGCAAGCGGTAG
- a CDS encoding GDP-L-fucose synthase family protein, with product MISKTDRILITGGAGFLGSFVTAKLKSLGYNDQVVPRRKDYDLTRQDAVEKLYADVKPNVVLHLAAEVGGIGANRENPGRYFYANATMGIHLMEGARVNKVKKFVQVGTICAYPNMTPVPFKEENLWAGFPEVTNAPYGIAKKALLTMAQGYREQYGLNAIYLLPVNLYGPRDNFDLHSSHVIPALVRKYIEAQNRGDKEVVAWGTGSASREFLYAEDCAEGIVAAMEKYDKPDPVNLGNGREIKIKELTEIIARLTGFQGKIVWDATKPDGQPRRCLDTSRAKAEFGFEAKTTFEDGLKKTIDWYRANPLPATKTA from the coding sequence ATGATCTCGAAGACAGATCGCATCCTCATCACCGGCGGCGCCGGGTTCCTGGGCAGCTTTGTGACCGCCAAGCTCAAGAGCCTGGGTTACAACGACCAGGTCGTCCCGCGCCGGAAGGACTACGACCTGACGCGCCAGGACGCCGTCGAAAAGTTGTATGCCGATGTGAAGCCGAATGTCGTGCTGCACCTTGCGGCGGAAGTCGGCGGCATTGGGGCCAATCGTGAGAACCCCGGCCGCTACTTCTACGCCAACGCCACCATGGGTATTCATCTCATGGAAGGTGCGCGGGTGAACAAGGTGAAGAAGTTCGTGCAGGTGGGCACAATTTGTGCCTACCCGAACATGACGCCGGTGCCGTTCAAGGAAGAGAACCTGTGGGCGGGTTTCCCCGAGGTCACCAACGCGCCTTATGGCATCGCGAAGAAGGCGCTGCTGACGATGGCGCAGGGTTATCGCGAACAGTACGGTCTGAACGCGATCTACCTGTTGCCGGTGAACCTGTACGGCCCGCGCGACAACTTTGACCTGCACTCGTCGCACGTCATTCCGGCGCTGGTGCGCAAGTACATCGAGGCCCAGAACCGCGGCGACAAGGAAGTGGTTGCTTGGGGCACGGGCTCGGCGAGCCGTGAGTTCCTGTACGCAGAAGACTGTGCCGAAGGCATCGTGGCGGCGATGGAGAAGTACGACAAGCCCGATCCGGTGAATCTCGGCAACGGCCGGGAGATCAAGATCAAGGAGCTGACCGAGATCATCGCCCGGCTGACGGGTTTCCAGGGCAAGATAGTCTGGGATGCCACCAAGCCCGACGGCCAGCCACGCCGTTGCCTCGATACCTCGCGGGCCAAGGCCGAGTTCGGCTTTGAAGCCAAGACGACCTTTGAAGACGGGCTGAAAAAGACGATCGACTGGTACCGGGCGAACCCCTTGCCCGCGACCAAGACCGCCTGA
- a CDS encoding glycosyltransferase family 2 protein, whose amino-acid sequence MEAAAPIVSVVMPVYNTAAYVAQTIEAILAQTFRDFELLILDDGSTDDTPAVLKRYAALDSRIRIISRENKGIVASRNELIAACRGKYMAANDADDLSVPDRFEKQVAYLESHPECVLLGSRVVVMDPYGSPSYITDHKLTHEDIEKQLLGNGGGWAVVQSSMMCRTEAARKVGGYRGEHPVFSEDHDFYLRVAELGKFANLPEPLTWYRRHYSSTTRTYYLEKVKRHAETREKVLREAHQRRGLPFPADWTFSPITAPPRDEQARLWGWAALKHGNIAVARKHAKSAVRYGPFKLASWKLLLTAFRRSADTKGQVFPNAYR is encoded by the coding sequence ATGGAAGCCGCCGCGCCGATCGTTTCCGTCGTCATGCCCGTCTACAACACGGCGGCTTATGTCGCGCAGACGATCGAAGCGATCCTCGCCCAGACGTTTCGCGATTTCGAACTGCTCATCCTGGACGACGGCTCGACGGACGATACACCGGCGGTGTTGAAGCGGTACGCCGCTTTGGACTCGCGGATCCGCATCATCTCGCGAGAGAACAAGGGTATCGTCGCCTCCCGGAACGAGTTGATCGCGGCCTGTCGCGGCAAGTACATGGCCGCCAACGACGCCGACGACCTATCCGTGCCGGATCGTTTCGAGAAGCAGGTGGCATACCTCGAGTCGCACCCAGAATGCGTCTTGCTCGGCTCGCGCGTGGTCGTGATGGACCCGTACGGCTCGCCAAGCTACATCACCGATCACAAGCTGACGCACGAGGACATAGAGAAGCAGTTGCTCGGCAACGGCGGCGGCTGGGCGGTGGTGCAGTCGTCGATGATGTGCCGGACAGAGGCGGCTCGAAAGGTCGGCGGCTATCGCGGGGAGCACCCGGTGTTTTCGGAGGACCACGACTTCTACCTTCGGGTCGCCGAACTGGGCAAGTTCGCGAACCTGCCTGAGCCGCTGACCTGGTATCGCCGGCATTACAGCAGCACGACGCGCACCTACTATCTGGAGAAGGTCAAAAGGCACGCCGAGACCCGCGAGAAGGTGCTGCGGGAAGCTCACCAACGGCGCGGCTTGCCTTTCCCGGCCGACTGGACCTTTTCGCCGATCACCGCGCCGCCGCGCGACGAGCAGGCCCGCCTCTGGGGCTGGGCGGCGCTGAAGCACGGCAATATCGCGGTGGCCCGAAAACACGCGAAATCGGCCGTCCGATACGGGCCCTTCAAACTGGCATCCTGGAAGCTGCTCCTGACGGCGTTTCGGCGATCGGCCGATACAAAAGGGCAGGTGTTTCCGAATGCGTATCGGTAG